The following are from one region of the Microbacterium paraoxydans genome:
- a CDS encoding Nramp family divalent metal transporter: MPKNSDAVLIPARTASPRLLWLLGPALVAGVAYLDPGNVASNMTAGAQYGYLLVWVVVAGNVMAWLIQYLSAKLGVVTGQSLPEVLGQRLRRPWTRRAYWLQAELVAMATDLAEVIGGAVALNLLFGVPLLWGGLITGAVSMVLLAVQNRRGARPFEFVIIGLMFVITIGFMAGLFLAPPDPAGVVSGLVPRFEDTGSVLLAASILGATIMPHAIYAHSSLARDRFGATSAETTEEAARIETSRIRRLLTATRWDVTIAMVIAGSVNLGILLLAAANLAGVAGTDSLEGAHAALAAGLGPVVATFFAVGLLASGLASTSVGAYAGAEIMHGLLHVRIPLLARRLVTLIPALVILGIGVDPTLALVLSQVVLSFGIPFALIPLVALTAQRRTLGVWVNRAWTTAAGIVASVLLIALNGALLWLVLTGA, encoded by the coding sequence GTGCCTAAAAATTCCGACGCCGTACTGATCCCCGCCCGCACCGCCTCGCCGCGCCTGCTGTGGCTGCTGGGACCGGCACTGGTGGCAGGTGTGGCCTACCTCGACCCGGGCAACGTCGCCAGCAACATGACCGCGGGGGCGCAGTACGGCTATCTGCTCGTGTGGGTGGTCGTCGCCGGCAATGTGATGGCCTGGCTGATCCAGTACCTGTCCGCGAAGCTCGGCGTCGTCACCGGGCAGAGCCTCCCGGAGGTGCTGGGCCAGCGGCTGCGCCGCCCCTGGACCCGCCGCGCCTACTGGCTGCAGGCGGAGCTGGTCGCGATGGCGACGGACCTCGCCGAGGTCATCGGCGGTGCCGTCGCGCTGAACCTGCTCTTCGGCGTACCGCTGCTGTGGGGCGGCCTCATCACCGGGGCCGTGTCCATGGTTTTGCTCGCCGTGCAGAATCGTCGCGGCGCTCGGCCGTTCGAGTTCGTGATCATCGGCCTCATGTTCGTGATCACGATCGGCTTCATGGCTGGCCTGTTCCTCGCGCCACCTGACCCGGCCGGGGTCGTGAGCGGCCTCGTGCCGCGCTTCGAGGACACGGGGTCCGTGCTGCTCGCCGCCTCGATCCTCGGCGCGACGATCATGCCGCACGCGATCTACGCGCACTCCTCCCTGGCCCGCGACCGGTTCGGTGCGACGAGTGCCGAGACGACCGAGGAGGCGGCCCGGATCGAGACCTCGCGGATCCGCCGCCTGCTCACGGCGACGCGCTGGGATGTGACGATCGCTATGGTCATCGCGGGCTCCGTGAACCTCGGCATCCTCCTGCTCGCGGCGGCGAACCTCGCGGGCGTCGCGGGGACCGACTCGCTGGAGGGCGCACACGCCGCCCTCGCCGCGGGTCTCGGCCCGGTCGTGGCGACCTTCTTCGCCGTGGGACTGCTCGCCTCGGGTCTCGCCTCGACCTCCGTCGGCGCGTACGCGGGCGCCGAGATCATGCACGGCCTCCTGCACGTGCGCATCCCCCTGCTGGCCCGCCGCCTCGTGACGCTCATCCCCGCGCTGGTGATCCTCGGCATCGGGGTGGACCCCACGCTCGCCCTCGTCCTCAGCCAGGTCGTGCTGTCTTTCGGCATCCCGTTCGCGCTGATCCCGCTCGTCGCCCTCACGGCGCAGCGCCGCACGCTCGGCGTCTGGGTCAACCGGGCGTGGACGACAGCCGCCGGCATCGTGGCCTCGGTGCTCCTCATCGCCCTGAACGGCGCCCTGCTCTGGCTGGTGCTGACGGGGGCATGA
- a CDS encoding Na+/H+ antiporter NhaC family protein, whose amino-acid sequence MPEFGALALLPIAVILVIAVATRRTLFALLCGTVAGALILGGWGGFDVWVEYTGTALSNETAQWLLLIVALFGILMMLFEKSGIVTDFARWVERFVTSRRKSTLLTFLLSVVLFVDDYLNVLTTGTSMKQVTDRYRVPRTQLGAIMKMTAAPIAVLVPVSTWALFFSGLFEAQGVTVGGSGFGAYLQSIPFIFFGWTAIAVALLMSIGWLPRFGPLKKDALRAERDGDVFPLGTTDAERRAEGAALLSELREDDPDGSTAQRVAVALETSTEAGRKPQPWSFLVAMAVLVGVTIATDANVVAGTAAALAVTIVLVLVQRRLSVRGVLDAALEGVESMLFVMVLTVLAFMVQEMNITLQLAEFVIQVTEPVLTPALLPAIVFAVCGVYAYATGSFWDLAAVITPVVLPLALALGADPILAGAAVFSGAALGSTTCLYGDGIILASRSIGIKPINLMLAILPYAGIAAGVSLVLYLVTGFLAA is encoded by the coding sequence ATGCCCGAATTCGGCGCCCTCGCGCTCCTGCCCATCGCGGTGATCCTCGTGATCGCCGTCGCCACTCGGCGCACCCTCTTCGCCCTGCTCTGCGGCACCGTCGCCGGCGCCCTGATCCTGGGCGGCTGGGGCGGCTTCGACGTCTGGGTCGAATACACGGGAACAGCGCTGTCCAACGAGACCGCCCAGTGGCTGCTGCTCATCGTGGCGCTGTTCGGCATCCTCATGATGCTGTTCGAGAAGTCGGGCATCGTGACCGACTTCGCCCGCTGGGTGGAGCGGTTCGTGACCTCCCGCCGGAAGTCGACACTGCTGACGTTCCTGCTCTCGGTGGTCCTGTTCGTGGACGACTACCTCAACGTGCTCACCACCGGCACCTCGATGAAGCAGGTGACCGACCGGTACCGCGTCCCTCGTACGCAGCTCGGCGCGATCATGAAGATGACCGCCGCGCCGATCGCGGTGCTCGTCCCGGTCTCGACCTGGGCGCTGTTCTTCTCCGGACTCTTCGAGGCCCAGGGCGTGACCGTCGGAGGCAGCGGCTTCGGCGCCTACCTGCAGTCGATCCCGTTCATCTTCTTCGGGTGGACGGCGATCGCGGTCGCCCTGCTGATGAGCATCGGCTGGCTGCCGCGCTTCGGTCCGCTGAAGAAGGACGCCCTGCGGGCGGAGCGCGACGGCGACGTCTTCCCCCTCGGAACGACCGACGCGGAACGCCGCGCGGAGGGAGCGGCCCTGCTCTCCGAGCTGCGCGAGGACGACCCCGACGGTTCGACGGCGCAGCGGGTCGCCGTGGCGCTGGAGACCTCGACGGAGGCGGGACGCAAGCCGCAGCCGTGGTCGTTCCTCGTCGCGATGGCGGTGCTCGTGGGCGTCACCATCGCCACGGACGCCAACGTCGTCGCCGGCACCGCGGCCGCGCTCGCCGTCACGATCGTTCTCGTCCTCGTGCAGCGCCGTCTCTCCGTGCGGGGCGTGCTGGACGCGGCGCTGGAGGGCGTCGAGAGCATGCTCTTCGTGATGGTGCTTACCGTGCTGGCGTTCATGGTGCAGGAGATGAACATCACCCTGCAGCTCGCCGAGTTCGTCATCCAGGTCACGGAGCCGGTGCTCACCCCGGCCCTGCTGCCCGCCATCGTGTTCGCCGTCTGCGGCGTGTACGCCTACGCGACCGGTTCGTTCTGGGACCTCGCCGCGGTCATCACCCCCGTGGTGCTGCCGCTCGCGCTGGCCCTCGGCGCCGACCCGATCCTGGCGGGCGCGGCGGTGTTCTCCGGGGCGGCGCTCGGCAGCACGACCTGCCTCTACGGGGACGGCATCATCCTCGCGTCGCGGTCCATCGGCATCAAGCCGATCAACCTCATGCTGGCCATCCTCCCCTACGCGGGGATCGCCGCCGGGGTCTCGCTCGTGCTCTACCTCGTGACGGGCTTCCTCGCGGCCTGA
- a CDS encoding amidohydrolase — protein MTGFDADTIVTGARVVTMDPRRPEATAFAVRDGRFLAVGGDDLVRELRGTGTVVHDLGGAAVTPGLIDAHLHPLQGLELTAGIDLGGITTAAALRAALRAEADRALDEDAEPWVRGWNLDYDVFHEVPMTADAIEDAVRGLPALLIVFDGHTALASREGLRRGGITGPRETDDSSLVVVDAEGIPTGELRELGAYEPVRLAAPALDRAQTLAAGHELLQGLRSSGLTGGTIMDGGFATLDLLDAMEQGPGLPIRIVSAIDHEPGFDTARTAENLRMRDRRGERWRGGVVKLYADGVVETGTAWLYEPDTAGEGTAPFWKDAAAYARTVRRYAEAGFQVATHAIGDRAVGEVIDAYLAAGVRSAGGAPHRIEHLETTTDRDVARLAAAGITASMQPLHLQWRKADGSDDWSRRLGPARAARAWRVRDYWEAGAPVALGSDWPIAQNDARIGLAWAQLRRRPGDRDAPVFEPHQVLTPYQALHGYTVGAARAQGDTDLGRIAPGFRADYAVWAENPLHVAPDDLPDLPVQRTVVGGVEP, from the coding sequence ATGACGGGTTTCGACGCCGACACTATCGTCACCGGCGCGCGCGTCGTGACCATGGACCCCCGCCGCCCGGAGGCGACGGCCTTCGCCGTCCGCGACGGTCGCTTCCTCGCGGTCGGCGGCGACGACCTCGTCCGCGAGCTGCGCGGGACCGGAACCGTCGTGCACGACCTCGGCGGTGCCGCCGTCACCCCCGGGCTCATCGACGCGCACCTGCACCCGCTGCAGGGCCTCGAGCTCACCGCGGGAATCGACCTCGGGGGCATCACCACCGCCGCGGCGTTGCGCGCCGCCCTGCGCGCCGAGGCGGACCGGGCGCTCGACGAGGACGCCGAGCCGTGGGTGCGCGGGTGGAATCTCGACTACGACGTCTTCCACGAGGTCCCCATGACCGCCGACGCCATCGAGGACGCGGTGCGCGGCCTCCCTGCGCTCCTCATCGTGTTCGACGGACACACCGCGCTGGCCAGCCGCGAGGGGCTGCGGCGCGGCGGCATCACCGGGCCGCGCGAGACGGACGACTCCTCCCTCGTCGTGGTCGACGCCGAGGGGATCCCGACCGGCGAGCTGCGCGAACTCGGCGCCTACGAGCCCGTGCGCCTCGCCGCCCCCGCCCTGGACCGTGCGCAGACGCTCGCCGCCGGCCACGAACTGCTGCAGGGGCTCCGGTCCTCCGGCCTCACCGGCGGCACGATCATGGACGGCGGCTTCGCGACCCTGGACCTGCTGGACGCCATGGAGCAGGGGCCGGGTCTACCGATCCGCATCGTCTCCGCCATCGACCACGAGCCCGGGTTCGACACCGCCCGCACGGCCGAGAACCTCCGGATGCGCGACCGCCGGGGAGAGCGCTGGCGGGGCGGGGTCGTCAAGCTCTATGCCGACGGCGTGGTGGAGACGGGAACCGCCTGGCTGTACGAGCCCGACACGGCGGGGGAGGGGACCGCGCCGTTCTGGAAGGACGCCGCCGCCTACGCCCGCACCGTGCGCCGCTATGCCGAGGCCGGCTTCCAGGTCGCGACGCACGCCATCGGCGACCGAGCGGTGGGGGAGGTCATCGATGCGTACCTCGCCGCCGGGGTCCGCAGTGCCGGTGGCGCACCCCACCGGATCGAGCACCTGGAGACCACGACCGATCGTGACGTCGCGCGCCTCGCGGCCGCGGGGATCACCGCCTCGATGCAGCCGCTCCACCTGCAGTGGCGCAAGGCCGACGGCTCGGACGACTGGTCGCGGCGTCTCGGACCGGCCCGTGCCGCCCGTGCCTGGCGCGTGCGCGACTACTGGGAGGCCGGAGCCCCGGTCGCCCTGGGATCGGACTGGCCCATCGCCCAGAACGACGCCCGCATCGGCCTCGCCTGGGCCCAGCTGCGCCGTCGTCCCGGCGACCGCGACGCCCCCGTCTTCGAGCCCCACCAGGTGCTCACCCCCTACCAGGCGCTGCACGGCTACACCGTGGGTGCCGCGCGTGCTCAGGGCGACACCGACCTCGGCCGGATCGCCCCCGGGTTCCGCGCCGACTACGCCGTGTGGGCGGAGAACCCGCTGCACGTCGCCCCGGACGACCTCCCCGACCTGCCCGTACAGCGGACGGTCGTCGGCGGCGTCGAGCCCTGA
- a CDS encoding TetR/AcrR family transcriptional regulator: MTKTPRSVGRPSGRVLTEERILDAAFRLSAERTPQRFTMTALAESLGVRTSALYHHFENRDAVIRAMRGRVSRSLATPVPRERPLEDALLAWAHSYRDAAVAAPQAMVMLASSPIDADEGSFADYEQIAVLLSDDGWPRETIVDAIVALESFIIGSALDALAPADNMAPKELAPAYPTFAAAENARAELSDDPARRTFEIGVRALIHGLTAWARRGGDRPAP, encoded by the coding sequence ATGACGAAGACTCCCCGCAGCGTGGGCCGCCCCTCCGGCCGGGTGCTCACCGAGGAGCGGATCCTCGATGCCGCCTTCCGACTCAGCGCGGAACGCACCCCGCAGCGCTTCACCATGACCGCGCTCGCGGAATCCCTCGGGGTGCGCACCTCGGCGCTCTATCACCACTTCGAGAACCGCGACGCTGTGATCCGGGCCATGCGCGGCCGCGTGAGCCGCTCCCTCGCCACCCCGGTGCCCCGCGAACGACCCCTGGAGGACGCCCTGCTCGCCTGGGCGCACAGCTATCGCGACGCGGCCGTCGCCGCCCCGCAGGCCATGGTCATGCTCGCGAGCTCCCCCATCGATGCCGACGAGGGCTCGTTCGCGGACTACGAGCAGATCGCGGTGCTGCTCTCCGACGACGGCTGGCCCCGCGAGACGATCGTCGATGCCATCGTCGCGCTGGAGTCGTTCATCATCGGCTCCGCGCTGGACGCGCTCGCTCCGGCGGACAACATGGCACCGAAGGAGCTCGCCCCCGCCTACCCCACCTTCGCCGCGGCGGAGAATGCGAGGGCCGAGCTCAGCGACGACCCCGCCCGACGGACGTTCGAGATCGGCGTGCGCGCCCTCATCCACGGCCTCACGGCCTGGGCGCGCAGGGGCGGAGACCGGCCCGCGCCGTAG
- a CDS encoding metal-dependent transcriptional regulator, which produces MASPAADDYLKTVYAHTEWQDAPITPSVLAAKLGIAPSSVTEMVKKLAAAGLVSHVPYGAVRLTDAGTTRALAMVRRHRLIETWLVQEFGYGWDEVHDEAEVLEHTISDRLLEGIDERLGRPRFDPHGDAIPDAEGRIEREPFVLLADAPDGHTGRVLRVDDRDPELLRTLDAHGVVVGTTVTVTPSGITLDDTEPPLPPAARAVVWLSA; this is translated from the coding sequence GTGGCATCCCCGGCAGCTGACGACTATCTGAAGACCGTCTACGCGCACACCGAGTGGCAGGATGCGCCGATCACCCCCTCGGTCCTGGCGGCCAAGCTCGGCATCGCCCCGTCGTCGGTCACGGAGATGGTGAAGAAGCTCGCTGCGGCGGGACTCGTGTCGCACGTGCCGTACGGAGCGGTCCGGCTGACGGACGCGGGGACCACCCGGGCCCTCGCGATGGTCCGCCGCCACCGCCTCATCGAGACCTGGCTCGTGCAGGAGTTCGGGTACGGATGGGATGAGGTGCACGACGAGGCCGAGGTGCTGGAGCACACCATCAGCGACCGGCTGCTCGAGGGCATCGACGAGCGCCTGGGGCGGCCGCGCTTCGATCCGCACGGAGACGCCATCCCGGATGCCGAGGGCCGCATCGAACGCGAGCCCTTCGTGCTGCTCGCCGATGCCCCGGACGGACACACCGGCCGCGTCCTCCGCGTCGACGACCGCGACCCGGAGCTGCTGCGGACCCTCGACGCCCACGGGGTCGTCGTGGGGACGACCGTGACGGTGACCCCGTCCGGCATCACCCTCGACGACACCGAGCCGCCGCTGCCCCCCGCCGCCCGCGCCGTGGTGTG